Proteins from one Deinococcus fonticola genomic window:
- the tpiA gene encoding triose-phosphate isomerase — protein sequence MTILLALNWKMNKTPTEARSWAQELSEKYAPVDGVELAVMAPALDLSALSANLPAGVAFGGQDVSEHESGAYTGEVSAAMLKDAGAGYVVVGHSERREYHAEMDAQVAAKARQAQKNGLIPIVCVGEKLEVREKSEHVPFTLAQLAGSLEGVGADVVIAYEPVWAIGTGKTATADDAEELAAAIRNALKHQYGEKAAGIRVLYGGSVKPDNIAEICGKPNVNGALVGGASLKVPDVLGMQDALK from the coding sequence ATGACTATCCTGCTGGCCCTGAACTGGAAGATGAACAAAACCCCCACCGAAGCGCGTTCCTGGGCGCAGGAACTGAGCGAGAAGTACGCACCGGTGGACGGCGTAGAACTGGCCGTGATGGCCCCGGCCCTTGACCTGTCTGCCCTGTCGGCCAACCTGCCGGCGGGTGTGGCGTTTGGCGGACAGGACGTGTCCGAACACGAGTCCGGCGCGTACACCGGTGAAGTGAGCGCCGCCATGCTCAAGGACGCTGGTGCGGGTTACGTGGTGGTCGGGCACAGCGAACGCCGGGAGTACCACGCGGAAATGGACGCGCAGGTGGCCGCCAAAGCCCGGCAGGCGCAGAAAAATGGGCTGATTCCTATCGTGTGCGTGGGCGAGAAACTGGAGGTGCGCGAAAAAAGCGAGCACGTGCCGTTTACGCTCGCGCAACTGGCCGGCAGCCTGGAAGGTGTGGGGGCGGACGTGGTGATCGCCTACGAACCCGTCTGGGCCATCGGCACCGGCAAGACCGCCACGGCGGACGATGCCGAGGAACTGGCCGCCGCTATCCGTAACGCGCTGAAACATCAGTACGGCGAGAAAGCCGCCGGCATTCGCGTGCTGTACGGCGGAAGCGTAAAACCGGACAACATCGCCGAAATCTGCGGGAAGCCGAACGTGAACGGCGCCCTGGTCGGCGGCGCGAGTCTGAAGGTGCCGGACGTGCTGGGCATGCAGGACGCGCTGAAGTAG
- a CDS encoding GNAT family N-acetyltransferase produces MTHAATVTDRDASQFTEGFAERLVAHLNLMRRESQPDDPPVLPGNVWGQMQHLPATVDLRFWTVEDEAGIHAHARTQYMRGPDNQHLAHIELMVAPDRRGQGLGRQLLGHAARAMQAEGRTLLVGTTHDCVPAGERFARWHGFQPAQSTHINRLLLSDLPADLLDRWMARPDDGYTLEFWQDAVPEADLNAYASLLDVMNSAPTDDLDVEDSHITPEEVRALERLAAAGGRTSLIVAARAPDGTLAGMTDLSWRAAQPQIVTQGNTGVLDAHRGRGLGRWLKAANVQRLLTLNPQAREIRTQNADSNGPMLHINTELGFRPFMASTVWQGDTAGTLNHLKEH; encoded by the coding sequence GTGACCCACGCCGCCACTGTGACCGACCGGGATGCCAGCCAATTCACCGAAGGATTTGCCGAGCGCCTCGTCGCCCACCTGAACCTGATGCGCCGCGAGAGCCAGCCCGACGATCCGCCAGTTCTGCCGGGGAACGTGTGGGGCCAGATGCAACATCTCCCGGCCACAGTAGACCTGCGGTTCTGGACGGTAGAGGATGAGGCGGGCATTCACGCGCATGCCCGTACCCAGTACATGCGCGGCCCGGACAACCAGCACCTCGCGCATATCGAGCTGATGGTGGCTCCGGATCGGCGCGGGCAAGGCCTCGGCCGGCAGTTGCTCGGCCACGCCGCCCGCGCCATGCAAGCCGAAGGCCGAACCCTGCTGGTGGGAACCACGCACGACTGTGTGCCGGCTGGTGAGCGGTTTGCCCGCTGGCACGGTTTCCAGCCGGCGCAGTCCACTCACATCAACCGGCTGCTGCTCAGCGACCTGCCGGCCGATCTGCTGGATCGCTGGATGGCCCGGCCTGACGACGGGTACACCCTGGAGTTCTGGCAGGACGCCGTGCCTGAAGCCGACCTGAACGCCTATGCCAGCCTGCTGGACGTCATGAACAGCGCCCCTACCGACGACCTGGATGTCGAGGACAGCCATATCACCCCCGAGGAAGTGCGGGCCCTCGAACGGCTCGCGGCGGCGGGTGGGCGCACCTCGCTGATCGTCGCGGCCCGCGCGCCGGACGGCACGCTGGCCGGTATGACCGACCTGTCCTGGCGCGCGGCCCAGCCTCAGATCGTGACGCAGGGCAACACGGGGGTGCTGGACGCCCACCGCGGCCGAGGCCTGGGCCGCTGGCTGAAGGCCGCCAACGTGCAGCGCCTCCTCACCCTGAATCCGCAGGCCCGGGAGATCCGCACGCAGAATGCAGACAGCAACGGCCCCATGCTGCACATCAACACCGAGCTGGGATTCCGCCCGTTTATGGCTTCTACCGTCTGGCAGGGCGACACGGCCGGTACCCTGAATCACCTGAAGGAGCACTGA
- a CDS encoding phosphatase PAP2 family protein has protein sequence MRDTENPGPGAAAPPVREGQPAPPPRLTLLLLAVVFVCLVLALLLTVGVFRRGGFPWDQAILDWYRAHRTPTLTALARGVGVLGGLSVLPLVTAALAGGLAWAGRRMAALFLLLSVYGAILLNISAKVVFHRPRPDELGAVLVEPGFSFPSGHAMSNAAFGLAVAVLWRGNPWVMALGWAWAFLVPVTRNYLGVHYPTDVSVGFLTSLAWVFGLAALFSHYRNRRR, from the coding sequence ATGCGGGATACGGAAAATCCGGGTCCGGGGGCGGCGGCGCCACCCGTGCGCGAGGGCCAGCCGGCCCCACCGCCGCGCCTGACCCTGCTGCTGCTGGCGGTGGTGTTCGTGTGCCTGGTGCTGGCGCTGCTGCTGACGGTGGGCGTCTTTCGGCGCGGGGGCTTTCCGTGGGATCAGGCGATTCTGGACTGGTACCGGGCGCACCGCACACCTACCTTGACGGCGCTGGCGCGGGGCGTGGGGGTGCTAGGCGGATTAAGCGTACTGCCGCTGGTTACGGCGGCGCTGGCGGGTGGGCTGGCGTGGGCGGGGCGGCGCATGGCAGCCCTCTTCCTGCTGCTCAGCGTGTACGGGGCCATTCTGCTGAACATCTCGGCAAAGGTGGTGTTTCATCGGCCCAGGCCGGACGAGTTGGGCGCGGTGCTGGTCGAGCCGGGCTTCAGTTTCCCCAGCGGTCACGCCATGTCGAATGCGGCGTTCGGTCTGGCCGTGGCGGTGCTGTGGCGCGGGAACCCCTGGGTCATGGCGCTGGGCTGGGCGTGGGCCTTTCTGGTGCCGGTCACCCGGAATTACCTGGGGGTTCACTACCCCACGGATGTCAGCGTGGGTTTTCTGACCAGCCTGGCGTGGGTGTTCGGTCTGGCGGCCCTGTTCAGCCACTACAGGAACAGGCGCCGGTAG
- a CDS encoding Gfo/Idh/MocA family protein, with protein MKRDLRVAIIGCGNRGADVYARHLAELGAEVGVTVSHLVEPRPARLAEVAAQHGVPAEAQFAHWADFFALGRVADAVVIATPDDAHIGPAVQALALGYDVLLEKPICLHEEELDVLQRAEAASTGRVSVCHVLRAAPFFRAVNEVLSSGRLGQLVGINLVENVAFWHYAHSYVRGNWRASPPAAPFILAKSCHDLDVLRWFAGRPPIRVSSSGGLHHFRPEQAPPGAAQRCVTCPVPDCPFDARSIYRSRPPGQWPLTVLMAGGSTLEQALEDGPYGECVYLGKNNVPDHQVVTVEFAVGLQAELTVSAFTHNNTRTLKIMGSHGELRGHLDHGEVEVHDFRTGGREVIRVDTAGNHGGGDVALVAGWAAALRGEAPVPTPLAESLDSHRMAFAAEKSRLGGVKIPL; from the coding sequence GTGAAGCGTGACCTGCGTGTGGCGATCATCGGGTGCGGCAACCGGGGCGCGGACGTGTACGCCCGGCATCTGGCGGAGTTGGGGGCAGAGGTAGGGGTCACGGTCAGCCACCTGGTAGAGCCCAGGCCGGCGCGGCTGGCCGAGGTGGCCGCCCAGCACGGCGTGCCAGCCGAGGCGCAGTTCGCGCACTGGGCCGACTTCTTCGCGCTGGGGCGGGTGGCTGACGCGGTGGTGATCGCCACGCCGGACGACGCGCACATCGGCCCGGCGGTGCAGGCGCTGGCACTGGGATACGACGTGCTGCTGGAGAAGCCCATCTGCCTGCATGAGGAGGAACTGGACGTGCTACAGAGGGCCGAGGCCGCCTCCACTGGCCGCGTGAGCGTGTGTCACGTCTTGCGGGCCGCACCGTTTTTCCGGGCGGTCAACGAGGTGCTCAGCTCCGGGCGACTGGGGCAACTGGTGGGCATCAACCTGGTAGAGAACGTGGCGTTCTGGCATTACGCGCACTCCTACGTGCGCGGCAACTGGCGCGCCTCTCCCCCGGCAGCTCCTTTCATTCTGGCCAAAAGCTGTCACGACCTGGATGTCCTGCGCTGGTTCGCCGGCCGCCCGCCCATCAGGGTCAGCAGTTCCGGCGGGCTGCATCACTTTCGCCCGGAACAGGCCCCGCCCGGCGCGGCGCAGCGGTGCGTGACCTGCCCCGTGCCGGACTGTCCCTTCGACGCGCGGAGCATCTACCGTTCGCGTCCGCCGGGCCAGTGGCCGCTGACGGTGCTCATGGCTGGAGGTTCCACCCTGGAGCAGGCGCTGGAGGACGGCCCTTACGGCGAATGCGTGTACCTGGGAAAAAACAACGTGCCGGATCACCAGGTGGTCACGGTGGAGTTCGCGGTTGGCCTGCAGGCCGAGTTGACCGTCAGTGCCTTTACCCACAACAACACCCGCACCCTGAAGATCATGGGGTCGCACGGGGAACTGCGCGGGCATCTGGATCACGGCGAGGTGGAAGTGCATGATTTCCGCACCGGCGGCCGCGAGGTCATTCGGGTGGACACGGCCGGCAACCACGGGGGCGGGGACGTTGCCCTGGTGGCCGGGTGGGCGGCTGCACTGCGCGGCGAAGCGCCGGTACCGACGCCGCTGGCCGAGTCGCTGGATTCGCACCGGATGGCTTTTGCAGCGGAGAAATCACGCCTGGGTGGGGTGAAGATTCCGCTGTGA
- a CDS encoding aspartate kinase yields the protein MTYSLLVMKFGGTNMGDAGAIRHSASLAGRSIKEGIKVVVVVSAMAGVTNQLLTLADAAQSGDIARANDEIAAMRTRHFSAAQELGAAPDSETVREIREMHETLRQAVYGVYLLRELTPRSRDLIVAFGERLSAPLMSLALEQQGLRAKHLTGGEAGILTDTHFGNARPTAHTYERVKDRLTGVMSAGVTPVVAGFMGETERGVVTTLGRGGTDFTATIIGKALGADEVWAWKDVDGVMSADPRVVKDARNIEVLSYGEVMELAYFGAKVLHPLAVTPLQDSQIPLRLKNSTDPDFAGTLVHADTANEPGRPVKAVTAIRSVSLINVQGAGVLGVPEVVASVFTAIARENITLLMVSQSSSMSNVSLAVPSTDAERALRALREGITGELKVEEQPGVAVLAIVGSGMRGQRGVSAKMFTALAQSDVNVLMISQGSSELNISVAIDGAAVDTATAAVHQAFNLGQAVAAD from the coding sequence ATGACTTACTCCCTACTTGTCATGAAGTTCGGCGGCACCAACATGGGCGACGCGGGCGCCATCCGCCACAGCGCCAGCCTGGCAGGCCGCAGCATCAAGGAAGGCATCAAGGTCGTGGTGGTGGTGTCCGCCATGGCCGGCGTGACCAATCAACTGCTGACCCTGGCAGACGCCGCGCAGTCCGGTGACATCGCCAGGGCCAACGACGAGATCGCCGCCATGCGCACCCGGCATTTCAGCGCCGCGCAGGAACTCGGCGCGGCCCCCGATTCCGAGACCGTGCGAGAAATCCGCGAGATGCACGAGACGCTGCGCCAGGCGGTGTACGGCGTGTACCTGCTGCGCGAACTCACGCCGCGCAGCCGCGACCTGATCGTGGCCTTTGGCGAGCGCCTGAGTGCGCCCCTGATGAGTCTGGCGCTGGAGCAGCAGGGCCTGCGGGCCAAGCACCTCACCGGCGGCGAGGCCGGCATCCTGACCGACACGCACTTCGGCAACGCCCGCCCCACGGCGCACACCTACGAACGCGTGAAAGACCGCCTGACCGGCGTCATGAGTGCCGGCGTAACGCCCGTGGTCGCCGGCTTCATGGGCGAAACGGAACGCGGCGTGGTCACCACCCTGGGGCGCGGCGGCACCGATTTTACCGCCACGATTATCGGCAAGGCGCTGGGCGCAGACGAGGTATGGGCCTGGAAGGACGTGGACGGCGTGATGAGCGCCGACCCCCGCGTGGTGAAAGACGCCCGCAACATTGAAGTCCTGAGTTACGGCGAGGTGATGGAACTGGCGTACTTCGGCGCGAAAGTCCTGCACCCACTGGCGGTCACGCCGCTTCAGGACAGCCAGATTCCGCTGCGCCTCAAGAATTCCACCGACCCGGATTTTGCCGGCACCCTGGTACACGCCGACACTGCCAACGAACCCGGCCGCCCCGTCAAGGCAGTCACCGCCATTCGCAGCGTCAGCCTCATCAACGTGCAGGGCGCGGGGGTGCTGGGCGTGCCGGAAGTGGTCGCCAGCGTCTTTACCGCCATCGCGCGCGAGAACATCACGCTGCTGATGGTCTCGCAGAGCAGCTCCATGAGTAACGTCTCGCTGGCGGTGCCCAGCACCGACGCTGAACGCGCCCTGCGTGCGCTGCGCGAGGGCATCACCGGGGAACTGAAGGTCGAGGAGCAGCCCGGCGTGGCGGTGCTGGCCATCGTGGGCAGCGGCATGCGCGGCCAGCGCGGCGTCTCGGCCAAGATGTTCACTGCCCTGGCGCAAAGTGACGTGAACGTCCTGATGATCTCGCAGGGCAGCAGCGAGTTGAACATCTCGGTGGCCATCGACGGCGCGGCCGTGGATACCGCCACCGCCGCCGTCCACCAGGCCTTCAACCTCGGTCAGGCCGTCGCCGCCGACTGA
- a CDS encoding dipeptide epimerase has product MSVVWETLELHTAQPFGIARWTHSVYPRTFVTFTQGGLTGRGEAAPNAFYGETRGTVEAVLPLLQGALQDPWDWEGLQRALQARMPHDHPSVKCALEMAALEWCALRAGVPVWRLLGLSPATLPESSYTVSLGELDRMRADAREAVGRGHKVLKVKLGTERDEAILSALREEVPEVTLRVDANAAWTRSQARRMLDVLDAARVELLEQPLAAGDLEGHAALRAVSKVPVVADESLHHVRDVVALAGAFDGVNLKLAKLGGPLQALQALRLARAHHMQVMIGCMIESSLGISAAAHLAGLCDWADLDGALLLADDPFGGLAWQAGQLAQPAGLGWGVQRLEMQRLGSATP; this is encoded by the coding sequence GTGAGCGTCGTCTGGGAGACGCTGGAGCTGCACACCGCGCAGCCTTTCGGGATTGCCCGCTGGACGCACAGCGTGTACCCGCGTACCTTCGTGACTTTCACGCAGGGCGGCCTCACGGGCCGCGGCGAGGCGGCACCGAACGCCTTTTACGGCGAGACGCGCGGCACGGTGGAGGCGGTGCTGCCGCTGCTGCAAGGCGCGCTGCAAGACCCCTGGGACTGGGAAGGGTTGCAGCGTGCCCTGCAGGCGCGCATGCCGCACGACCACCCCAGCGTGAAGTGCGCCCTGGAGATGGCGGCGCTGGAGTGGTGCGCCCTGCGGGCGGGGGTGCCGGTGTGGCGGCTGCTGGGCCTCTCCCCCGCCACGCTGCCGGAAAGCAGTTACACCGTGAGCCTGGGCGAACTGGACCGGATGCGCGCCGACGCCCGTGAAGCCGTGGGGCGCGGACACAAGGTGCTGAAGGTAAAACTGGGGACTGAGCGCGACGAGGCGATCCTGTCGGCCCTGCGTGAGGAAGTGCCGGAGGTGACCCTGCGGGTGGATGCCAACGCCGCCTGGACGCGCTCCCAGGCCCGGCGCATGCTGGACGTGCTGGACGCCGCGCGGGTCGAGCTGCTGGAGCAACCCCTGGCTGCGGGTGACCTTGAAGGGCACGCGGCGCTGCGGGCCGTCTCGAAAGTGCCGGTGGTCGCGGACGAGAGCCTGCACCACGTCCGGGATGTCGTTGCCCTGGCCGGGGCTTTCGACGGTGTGAACCTGAAACTGGCCAAGCTGGGTGGCCCGCTACAGGCCTTGCAGGCGCTGCGGCTGGCGCGGGCGCACCATATGCAGGTCATGATCGGGTGCATGATCGAGAGCAGCCTGGGCATCAGCGCCGCCGCTCACCTGGCGGGCCTGTGCGACTGGGCCGACCTGGACGGGGCACTGCTGCTGGCCGACGACCCTTTCGGCGGGCTGGCGTGGCAGGCCGGGCAGCTGGCACAGCCGGCGGGCCTGGGTTGGGGGGTACAGCGTCTGGAGATGCAGCGCCTGGGGAGTGCGACGCCGTGA
- a CDS encoding phosphoglycerate kinase produces the protein MQNLSNLDVKGKRVLVRVDYNVPVKGDQVEDATRIEASLPTIQKLLDGGASVVLMSHFGRPKNGPEDKYSLRAVAAAAEKALGQEVKFIPSLPGSEETLQAVQALKPGEVALLENVRFEAGEEKNDAELNAKLARLGDAFVLDAFGSAHRAHSSVSGVAGKLPHAAGGLLQTEVDALGKLLTNPERPYVVIIGGAKVSDKIKVIENLLPKVDRMLIGGGMMFTFIKARGGQIGNSLVEDDQLDLARGLLEKYGDKIMLPSDAVAADRFDKDAESRVVPADQIPEGWMGLDIGPDSREAYAEALKGARTVFWNGPMGVFEFEQFAAGTNAVAAAVGSLKNQAYTVVGGGDSVSAINKSGKASQIDHISTGGGASLELLEGKALPGVLAMK, from the coding sequence ATGCAGAACCTGTCGAATCTTGACGTGAAGGGCAAGCGCGTGCTGGTGCGCGTGGATTACAACGTGCCGGTAAAGGGTGACCAGGTGGAGGACGCCACGCGCATCGAGGCGAGCCTTCCCACCATTCAGAAGTTGCTGGACGGCGGGGCCAGCGTGGTGCTGATGAGTCACTTCGGGCGCCCCAAGAACGGCCCGGAGGACAAGTACAGCCTGAGGGCCGTGGCGGCCGCGGCAGAAAAGGCGCTGGGCCAGGAAGTGAAGTTCATTCCCAGCCTGCCGGGCAGCGAGGAAACGCTGCAGGCCGTGCAGGCCCTGAAACCCGGTGAGGTGGCGCTGCTGGAAAACGTGCGCTTCGAGGCAGGCGAGGAAAAGAACGACGCCGAATTGAACGCGAAACTGGCCCGGCTGGGGGACGCTTTCGTGCTGGACGCCTTCGGTTCCGCGCACCGCGCCCATTCGTCAGTGAGTGGCGTGGCCGGGAAGCTGCCCCACGCGGCGGGCGGCCTGCTTCAGACGGAAGTGGACGCGCTCGGCAAGCTCCTGACCAACCCCGAGCGGCCCTACGTGGTCATCATCGGCGGGGCGAAGGTCAGCGACAAGATCAAGGTCATCGAGAATCTGCTGCCGAAAGTAGACCGCATGCTGATCGGCGGCGGGATGATGTTCACGTTCATCAAGGCCAGGGGCGGCCAGATCGGCAACAGCCTCGTCGAGGACGATCAACTTGACCTGGCGCGTGGACTGCTGGAGAAGTACGGCGACAAGATCATGCTGCCCAGCGACGCCGTGGCCGCCGACAGGTTCGACAAGGACGCCGAGAGTCGGGTCGTGCCTGCCGACCAGATTCCGGAAGGGTGGATGGGCCTGGACATCGGCCCGGACAGCCGTGAGGCGTATGCCGAAGCCCTGAAAGGCGCCAGGACGGTGTTCTGGAACGGCCCGATGGGCGTCTTCGAATTCGAGCAGTTCGCGGCCGGAACGAACGCCGTGGCCGCCGCTGTCGGCAGTCTGAAGAACCAGGCGTACACCGTCGTGGGCGGCGGGGACAGCGTCAGCGCCATCAACAAGAGCGGCAAGGCCAGCCAGATCGACCATATTTCCACCGGCGGCGGCGCCAGCCTGGAACTGCTGGAAGGCAAGGCTCTGCCCGGCGTCCTGGCGATGAAGTGA
- the uvrC gene encoding excinuclease ABC subunit UvrC gives MHFDDLPVLPTTPGVYLFRKGGLPIYIGKANNLRSRVSQHFKVGGKSGKFTALAEELEFISARNEVEALILEANLIKQHRPHYNVLLKDDKHYPFLKLTNEEFPMLVVTRRVLKDGASYYGPYPDASAVRRVKHLIDTMFPLRKNSGLPLQKKPRPCLNFHMGRCLGPCVDRADPGEYRQVVDDVKALLEGRAAPVIARLKTDMAAAAKGQDFEQAARLRDRVQAVEKLFGTEQHAFVSDETDLDFLGVAQAGEFAMVQLFRMRGGRVVGRDKRFLTNAEDSTLGEIVEAFVQDYYTQATHVPPLILLPADFDDTPVWSEFLSQQAGRRIEMRTPKRGDKVDLVEMAQRNAHNGLESELALLERRGDHPGLDALREVLALPDRPWRIEGYDNSNLFGNNIVSGMVVFEGGRSRRGEHRRFKVRGLDHPDDYTSMKQTILRRFTGSLSDKLPLPDLLLIDGGRGQVNAALDALKEANLRLPVVGLAKREERLILPGRFGAQWWLENGTEIGVNRELLLPHTHPALRMLIGVRDEVHQYAVTYHRKLRGQDMLKSVFDDLPGIGQKRKDALLEHFTSLEDLASAPVEQIAAVPGMNARAAQSVKEFLTQRAANQTPL, from the coding sequence GTGCATTTCGACGACCTGCCCGTGCTGCCCACCACGCCCGGCGTTTACCTGTTCCGCAAAGGCGGCCTGCCCATTTACATCGGCAAGGCCAACAACCTGCGTTCGCGCGTCTCGCAGCACTTCAAGGTCGGTGGCAAAAGCGGCAAGTTCACGGCGCTGGCCGAGGAACTGGAATTCATCTCGGCACGCAACGAGGTCGAGGCGCTGATTCTGGAAGCCAACCTGATCAAGCAGCACCGCCCGCATTACAACGTGCTGCTGAAAGACGACAAGCACTACCCCTTCCTGAAGCTGACCAACGAGGAATTCCCGATGCTGGTCGTGACGCGGCGGGTGCTGAAGGACGGCGCGAGTTACTACGGCCCCTACCCGGATGCCTCGGCGGTGCGGCGCGTCAAGCATCTGATCGACACCATGTTTCCGCTGCGCAAGAACAGCGGGCTGCCCTTGCAGAAAAAGCCGCGTCCGTGCCTGAATTTTCACATGGGGCGCTGCCTGGGGCCGTGCGTCGACCGGGCCGACCCGGGCGAGTACCGGCAGGTGGTGGACGATGTGAAAGCCCTGCTGGAGGGCCGCGCCGCGCCCGTAATTGCGCGGTTGAAGACCGACATGGCCGCCGCCGCCAAGGGGCAGGACTTCGAGCAGGCCGCGAGGTTGCGTGACCGGGTACAGGCGGTTGAAAAATTGTTCGGCACCGAGCAACACGCCTTTGTCAGCGACGAGACCGATCTGGATTTCCTGGGGGTGGCGCAGGCCGGGGAATTTGCCATGGTGCAGCTGTTCCGCATGCGCGGCGGGCGTGTGGTGGGGCGCGACAAGCGCTTCCTGACCAATGCCGAGGACAGCACGCTGGGTGAGATTGTCGAGGCGTTCGTGCAGGATTACTACACCCAGGCCACACACGTGCCGCCGCTGATCCTGCTGCCCGCCGATTTCGACGATACGCCGGTGTGGAGCGAATTCCTGAGCCAGCAGGCGGGCCGGCGTATCGAGATGCGTACCCCCAAGCGCGGCGACAAGGTCGATCTGGTCGAGATGGCGCAGCGCAACGCGCATAACGGGCTGGAGTCCGAACTGGCGCTGCTGGAACGGCGTGGCGACCACCCCGGCCTGGACGCGCTGCGCGAGGTATTGGCGCTGCCGGACAGGCCCTGGCGCATCGAGGGCTACGACAACTCGAACCTGTTCGGCAACAATATCGTGTCGGGCATGGTGGTGTTCGAGGGCGGGCGCTCGCGGCGTGGCGAACACCGGCGTTTCAAGGTCAGGGGCCTGGATCACCCGGACGATTACACCAGCATGAAACAGACCATCTTGCGGCGCTTCACCGGGAGCCTCTCGGACAAGTTGCCGCTGCCCGACCTGCTGCTGATCGACGGGGGACGCGGGCAGGTAAACGCGGCGCTCGACGCCCTGAAAGAAGCAAACCTGCGCCTTCCGGTGGTGGGCCTGGCCAAGCGCGAGGAACGCCTCATTCTGCCGGGACGCTTCGGTGCGCAGTGGTGGCTGGAAAATGGCACCGAAATCGGCGTGAACCGCGAACTGCTGCTGCCACACACGCACCCGGCCCTGCGCATGCTGATCGGCGTGCGCGATGAGGTTCACCAGTACGCCGTCACGTACCACCGCAAGTTGCGCGGGCAGGACATGCTCAAGAGCGTATTCGACGACCTGCCCGGCATCGGGCAGAAACGCAAGGACGCTCTGCTGGAGCACTTCACCAGTCTGGAAGACCTGGCCAGCGCGCCGGTCGAGCAGATTGCCGCCGTGCCTGGCATGAATGCCCGCGCCGCCCAGAGTGTCAAGGAATTCCTGACGCAGCGGGCCGCGAACCAGACCCCACTCTGA
- a CDS encoding HAD-IA family hydrolase — MDSVKAVLFDRDDTLSTTDFSVYQEAAQWMESQWGTPAQHALNTLAEHWRGKAQAWWHLRSHDEERAFWSSYSDELACKLNIHREQAQELAEQYPYEKYLKAVPNARAVLLALRGRGLKIGVLSNTLPSIERTLEAIGLWDVVDVALATCTLGVHKPELEAFTLAAQAMQVHPSEVLFVDDRQENVDAARQVGMHAYLIDLGGQHREALHSLDELLALPQLPGAQEELQEGPRLDTRTHAYDAQQRRADITLQGKLPGEGWQWVTPRRALTTRRTTLKADPDAGATQVSEALPGEVLELLWREGEWWRARGTHDAYLGWVKEADLTEATNWTPDLTVQALRAHAFEGPKVSSRIVAELCLGAALQRREADGEAQGNAETPGWVPVTLPGGQAAWVSQACFVQPSASVTELALRFLEAPYVWGGRSAWGLDCSGFTQLVYAAFGQALPRDADQQQVATRPVESPRAGDLAFFPGHVGLMLDDRRMIHANATGMRVTIETLGEGEYGERLAASRIGFGRVQ, encoded by the coding sequence ATGGATTCCGTGAAGGCTGTGCTGTTCGACCGAGACGACACCCTGTCTACCACCGATTTCAGTGTGTACCAGGAGGCCGCGCAGTGGATGGAAAGCCAGTGGGGAACGCCCGCACAGCACGCGCTGAACACCCTGGCCGAGCACTGGCGAGGGAAAGCGCAGGCCTGGTGGCACCTGCGCAGCCACGACGAGGAACGGGCCTTCTGGAGCAGCTACTCCGACGAGCTGGCCTGCAAACTGAACATCCACCGCGAGCAGGCGCAGGAACTGGCCGAGCAGTATCCCTACGAGAAGTACCTGAAGGCCGTGCCCAACGCCCGCGCGGTGCTGCTGGCGCTGCGTGGGCGGGGCCTGAAGATAGGCGTGCTGAGCAACACCCTGCCCAGCATCGAACGGACGCTGGAGGCGATCGGCCTGTGGGACGTGGTGGATGTGGCGCTGGCGACCTGCACGCTGGGCGTGCACAAACCGGAGCTGGAGGCGTTTACCCTGGCGGCGCAGGCCATGCAGGTGCACCCCAGCGAAGTGCTGTTCGTGGATGACCGGCAGGAGAACGTGGACGCCGCCCGCCAGGTGGGCATGCACGCTTACCTGATCGACCTCGGGGGCCAGCACCGGGAGGCCCTTCACTCGCTGGATGAGCTGCTGGCACTGCCGCAGCTGCCGGGCGCCCAGGAAGAACTGCAAGAAGGGCCTCGACTGGACACCCGCACGCACGCTTACGATGCGCAGCAACGCCGCGCCGACATCACGCTTCAGGGGAAGTTGCCGGGGGAAGGGTGGCAGTGGGTCACGCCGCGCCGCGCCCTCACCACGCGGCGCACGACCCTGAAAGCTGACCCGGACGCCGGGGCCACGCAGGTCTCCGAGGCGCTGCCCGGCGAGGTGCTGGAGCTGCTGTGGCGCGAAGGCGAATGGTGGCGGGCACGCGGAACGCACGACGCTTACCTGGGCTGGGTGAAGGAGGCCGACCTGACCGAGGCCACGAACTGGACGCCGGATCTGACCGTGCAGGCGTTGAGGGCGCACGCTTTTGAAGGGCCGAAGGTGTCGAGCCGGATCGTGGCCGAGCTGTGCCTGGGCGCGGCCCTGCAGCGACGTGAAGCGGATGGGGAGGCTCAGGGCAACGCGGAAACGCCGGGCTGGGTGCCGGTTACGCTGCCGGGCGGCCAGGCGGCGTGGGTCAGCCAGGCGTGCTTCGTGCAGCCCAGCGCAAGCGTAACCGAGCTGGCCCTGCGTTTTCTGGAAGCGCCCTACGTGTGGGGCGGGCGCTCGGCGTGGGGGCTGGACTGCTCGGGCTTTACGCAGCTGGTGTACGCGGCGTTCGGCCAGGCCCTGCCACGGGACGCCGATCAGCAGCAGGTGGCCACCCGGCCGGTCGAGTCGCCGCGGGCAGGCGACCTGGCCTTTTTCCCCGGTCACGTGGGCCTGATGCTGGATGACCGGCGCATGATTCACGCCAACGCCACGGGCATGCGCGTGACCATCGAGACGCTGGGCGAGGGCGAATACGGAGAGCGGCTGGCAGCGTCCCGGATCGGGTTCGGGAGGGTGCAGTGA